One window from the genome of Desulfobacterales bacterium encodes:
- the pgsA gene encoding CDP-diacylglycerol--glycerol-3-phosphate 3-phosphatidyltransferase, with the protein MATFQNLIRGPNLLTLFRIAAVPIIIILMLFPNRFSVFMAALVFSAAAITDYLDGFYARKRNMVTTLGKVMDPVADKLLVSSSFIMLAALDWVPAWMACIIIGRELAVTGLRNIIAEKGEDLSASNLGKFKTGFQIAAIIPLMIHFPFLGLNVQAIGHLFLWGALVFTIWSGADYFIRSRSLLES; encoded by the coding sequence GGACCTAATCTGTTAACGCTGTTTAGAATCGCAGCCGTGCCGATTATTATTATTTTGATGCTCTTTCCTAACCGATTCAGCGTTTTTATGGCGGCTTTGGTGTTCAGCGCCGCCGCCATTACCGATTATTTAGATGGTTTTTATGCTCGCAAAAGAAACATGGTCACCACACTCGGCAAGGTGATGGACCCGGTTGCCGACAAACTGCTGGTTTCATCGTCTTTTATTATGCTGGCCGCTTTGGATTGGGTACCGGCCTGGATGGCTTGTATTATTATCGGCCGCGAATTGGCCGTTACCGGTTTGCGCAACATTATTGCCGAAAAGGGCGAGGATCTATCCGCATCTAATTTGGGTAAATTTAAAACCGGCTTTCAGATCGCTGCGATTATTCCTCTGATGATCCACTTTCCATTTCTGGGGCTCAATGTGCAGGCCATTGGCCATTTGTTTTTATGGGGAGCACTGGTGTTCACGATCTGGTCGGGTGCTGATTATTTTATTCGCTCCAGAAGTCTTCTGGAAAGTTGA